The window AAAACAGGCATTATCTTTTTTTCCCTGGAACACGCCTTATCTAACTCCTCTGCAAGCTCCAGAGAATCAACTGTCTCTATCATATCAAAGATCCTTACAGCCTTTTTAATCTTATTTTTCTGTAGATGCCCGATAAAATGCCACTTTGCTTTATTGCCTATGACCTGGAATGCTGCTTCAGCCTCCTGCACATAATTCTCGCCTATGATCTTTACATCAGCATTAATTGCCTCAAGGATCTCTTCAGGCGTCCTTGTCTTGCACGCAGCCTCTAATTCCACGCCCTCTGGCAACTCCTGCAATATCTTTTCTACGTTTTCCTTAATCATAAACTGAAACGACACTCATCCCATTGAAATGTAATTTTATGGCGTCTATCTCTTTTTTGGATAACGGCTTTATATCGCACGGCCTTAGGGGGGTATTTATCTGCACCTCGTCAGGATCTATATCCTTTGCTAATCTTGCAATCTCTTCAGCAAGGCCTTTATTTGCTTCTATAAACATGATCTGTAGGGCCAATTTACCTTTATATTTAGACTTGAATTCTTTTATGCCTTTTAATACTTTATTTAATTCTACCCCTTTTAGCGGCTGATTTATCTTAAGAAATAACTCCTTAGAAGGACTGTCCAGCTTTAACATTACAAAATCCGCAAGAGCCAAATCGTCCTGCACATCTTTTTTATCAATTAATGAGGCGTTTGTTATAACTGCTGTCTTTTCATCTCTGATCTTTCTTATTTCTCTGATAACTTCTCCTAAATTCTTGGCAAGTGTGGGTTCGCCTCTTCCTGAAAAAGTAATATAATCTATTTCCAGAGGCGGAAAAGACTTTATCTCCCCTACAATCTCTTCTGTGGGAACAAAAATCT is drawn from Candidatus Gorgyraea atricola and contains these coding sequences:
- a CDS encoding radical SAM protein; amino-acid sequence: MTDKKYKYIYGPVDSWRLGRSLGVDLISGDDKICTFDCVYCQVGKIATFSDKREIFVPTEEIVGEIKSFPPLEIDYITFSGRGEPTLAKNLGEVIREIRKIRDEKTAVITNASLIDKKDVQDDLALADFVMLKLDSPSKELFLKINQPLKGVELNKVLKGIKEFKSKYKGKLALQIMFIEANKGLAEEIARLAKDIDPDEVQINTPLRPCDIKPLSKKEIDAIKLHFNGMSVVSVYD
- a CDS encoding YggS family pyridoxal phosphate-dependent enzyme, producing the protein MIKENVEKILQELPEGVELEAACKTRTPEEILEAINADVKIIGENYVQEAEAAFQVIGNKAKWHFIGHLQKNKIKKAVRIFDMIETVDSLELAEELDKACSREKKIMPVLIEVNSGREKQKFGVFPENVEELIKNVSQLKNIKVVGLMTMGPLSGDPEDARPYFIETKKIFEKIKTLKYLSMGMSNSYKIAIEEGANIVRVGTKIFGER